A genomic segment from Deinococcus sp. YIM 77859 encodes:
- a CDS encoding DUF58 domain-containing protein, which yields MTLVRAFPAQGFEGDRLPYRVRIEVESRWPRRVLIEDPTPLTVVPGEQIAVGGLTVGRSVTEQATTLTLNRRGVFEWPGGTLRWADPLGLFWRSVPLKVAGQLEVYPGTHGVLLPDLLRPLLSEGTLSRTLGLEDPISLRGARPYVPGDPPGRLHWRLSARVGALTVRELERTAASSVTVFLDQNGTDVFLESAVRLASSLIQEALALALPVSLATNAGATPSGRTPEALRAALRRLAQVQPDSAPPVIPPPRAGGNLIVLTQRAGAALVAEALRARATASRVVIVAIPEGFYLEPGETPRRQWVGAPDTVRDLERRAGILAEAGVLVLVLRGNQSVLRLGG from the coding sequence GTGACCCTTGTGCGCGCCTTTCCGGCGCAGGGGTTCGAGGGAGACCGCCTGCCCTACCGCGTGCGCATCGAGGTCGAGTCGCGCTGGCCGCGCCGGGTACTGATCGAAGACCCCACGCCCCTGACCGTCGTGCCCGGCGAGCAGATCGCGGTCGGCGGCCTGACGGTGGGCCGCAGCGTGACCGAGCAGGCCACGACCCTCACCCTCAACCGCCGCGGCGTGTTCGAGTGGCCGGGGGGGACCCTGCGCTGGGCCGATCCCTTGGGGCTCTTCTGGCGCTCGGTTCCCCTGAAGGTGGCGGGCCAACTGGAGGTGTATCCCGGTACGCACGGGGTGCTTCTCCCCGACCTGCTGCGGCCCCTGCTCAGTGAAGGCACGCTTTCGCGCACGCTCGGCCTGGAAGACCCCATCAGCCTGCGGGGGGCGAGACCCTACGTGCCGGGTGACCCACCGGGCCGCCTTCACTGGCGGCTTTCTGCCCGCGTGGGCGCGTTGACGGTGCGCGAACTCGAGCGTACCGCCGCGAGCAGTGTGACTGTCTTTCTCGACCAGAACGGGACGGACGTGTTTCTCGAGAGCGCGGTGCGGCTGGCCAGCAGCCTGATTCAGGAGGCCCTCGCGTTGGCGCTGCCCGTCAGCCTGGCGACGAATGCGGGGGCTACCCCCAGCGGGCGCACGCCCGAAGCGCTGCGGGCCGCCCTGCGCCGGCTCGCGCAGGTCCAGCCGGACTCGGCTCCGCCGGTGATTCCTCCCCCTCGCGCCGGAGGAAACCTCATCGTGCTGACGCAGCGGGCGGGAGCAGCCCTGGTCGCCGAGGCCCTGCGCGCCCGCGCCACCGCGAGCCGGGTGGTGATCGTCGCCATTCCGGAAGGCTTCTACCTCGAGCCCGGCGAAACCCCCCGTCGCCAGTGGGTCGGCGCGCCCGACACGGTCCGGGACCTGGAACGCCGCGCCGGAATTCTGGCTGAGGCCGGCGTTCTCGTCCTGGTGTTGCGCGGCAATCAGAGTGTGCTGCGGCTGGGGGGCTGA
- the mnmE gene encoding tRNA uridine-5-carboxymethylaminomethyl(34) synthesis GTPase MnmE, with amino-acid sequence MTRTGLSDTIAAIATAPGSAGVGIVRISGPEALTVADGVFRARRRPSETRGGRFLFGRLVGEDGEVLDEGLCLVFRAPRSYTGEDVAELQTHGSPAVLARVLARVLELGARPARPGEFTLRAYLAGRLDLAQAEAVLELVNAGTETARRQAALGLCGALGERVERVATQVTRTLAALQAMLDYPEEGVPEEDRTVPLAAAEAELTALVGTARAGQVATRGARLALIGRPNAGKSSLLNALLGYERSIVTPLPGTTRDYLEAQLSLAGVPVTLVDTAGLRETEDVVEAAGVRQAVNLASQADLVLVLEDGSQAREALPLLLSPGGTVLRVRTKADLPAAWEDPAALPVSAVTGEGLPELRAAIQAALLGDAARGEAWLTTERQADAARRALAHVQAARTLPDDLAGYELEEALRALAELTGRDVQEDVVDAVFRNFCVGK; translated from the coding sequence GTGACGCGCACCGGCCTTTCAGACACCATCGCCGCCATCGCCACCGCCCCGGGAAGCGCGGGGGTAGGTATCGTGCGGATCAGTGGGCCAGAGGCCCTGACGGTCGCGGACGGGGTCTTTCGGGCACGGCGCAGACCAAGCGAAACACGGGGAGGCCGGTTCCTGTTTGGCCGATTGGTGGGCGAGGACGGCGAGGTCCTTGACGAGGGGCTGTGCCTGGTGTTCCGCGCGCCGCGCAGCTACACCGGTGAGGACGTGGCCGAGCTGCAAACACACGGCAGCCCGGCGGTCCTCGCCCGGGTCCTTGCCCGAGTTCTGGAACTGGGGGCGCGTCCGGCTCGGCCCGGCGAGTTCACGTTGCGGGCCTACCTGGCGGGCAGGCTTGACCTCGCGCAGGCGGAGGCGGTGCTGGAACTGGTGAATGCGGGCACCGAGACCGCTCGGCGCCAAGCGGCCCTAGGCCTCTGCGGCGCACTGGGTGAGCGGGTGGAACGGGTGGCCACCCAGGTGACGCGCACCCTGGCAGCGCTGCAGGCGATGCTGGACTACCCCGAAGAGGGGGTCCCGGAAGAAGACCGCACCGTTCCCCTGGCGGCGGCAGAAGCCGAACTCACGGCGCTGGTGGGGACAGCGCGGGCCGGGCAGGTCGCGACCCGGGGCGCGCGCCTCGCCCTGATCGGACGGCCGAACGCCGGCAAAAGCAGCCTGCTCAACGCCCTGTTGGGCTATGAGCGCTCCATTGTCACCCCTCTGCCCGGCACCACGCGTGACTACCTCGAAGCGCAGCTCTCGCTTGCGGGTGTGCCGGTGACGCTGGTGGACACAGCCGGTCTACGCGAAACAGAAGACGTCGTCGAGGCGGCAGGTGTGCGGCAAGCCGTCAACCTCGCGTCACAGGCGGATCTCGTGCTGGTGCTCGAGGATGGCAGCCAGGCGCGCGAGGCACTCCCCCTGCTCCTCTCCCCAGGCGGAACAGTGTTGCGGGTGCGCACCAAAGCTGACCTGCCCGCCGCCTGGGAGGACCCCGCCGCCCTGCCGGTCAGCGCCGTGACGGGTGAGGGCCTTCCCGAGCTGCGCGCCGCGATTCAGGCTGCGCTGTTGGGGGACGCCGCGCGTGGTGAAGCCTGGCTCACCACCGAGCGGCAGGCCGACGCGGCCCGGCGAGCCCTGGCCCACGTTCAGGCCGCACGCACCCTTCCCGACGACCTCGCGGGCTACGAACTGGAAGAGGCGCTGCGAGCCCTTGCAGAGCTCACCGGCCGGGACGTGCAGGAGGACGTGGTAGACGCAGTGTTTCGCAATTTCTGCGTCGGGAAGTGA
- a CDS encoding DUF4258 domain-containing protein: MTKINGSSTTAAPRCHAGQADLLALRAQLARAEKAARRVPTPPPTRPAAKPVAPQREADLAGIDTSDHSLARAHARLREAVYEGRYHLCPHAIGHARAEGFLEHDIIDVLVAGRVRAVYPIERRWLVCGYFEACGVRLPLHVVVEHQRDGFLDVVTAFVPKQPHHIISRARLAVMLRYDDEKIRTRTAPVGNKPGNRSKGKWKKGG; this comes from the coding sequence GTGACGAAAATCAACGGGTCTAGCACCACCGCTGCGCCGCGCTGCCACGCCGGGCAGGCCGACCTGCTCGCCTTGCGCGCGCAGCTTGCCCGCGCCGAAAAGGCCGCTCGCCGCGTCCCCACGCCGCCCCCCACCCGTCCCGCCGCCAAGCCCGTCGCGCCGCAGCGCGAGGCGGACCTGGCGGGCATCGACACGAGTGACCATTCGCTCGCCCGCGCCCACGCCCGCTTGCGCGAGGCGGTGTATGAGGGCCGATATCACCTTTGCCCCCATGCGATTGGCCACGCGCGCGCCGAGGGCTTTTTGGAACACGACATCATCGACGTGCTGGTCGCTGGCCGGGTGCGGGCGGTGTACCCCATCGAGCGCCGCTGGCTGGTGTGCGGCTACTTCGAGGCGTGTGGCGTTCGGCTCCCGCTGCATGTGGTTGTCGAGCATCAGCGGGACGGCTTTCTCGACGTGGTCACCGCGTTTGTGCCCAAGCAGCCGCACCACATCATCAGCCGCGCTCGCCTGGCCGTTATGCTCCGCTACGACGACGAAAAGATCAGGACACGCACGGCGCCGGTGGGCAACAAGCCGGGCAACCGCAGCAAGGGGAAGTGGAAGAAGGGAGGGTAG
- a CDS encoding GNAT family N-acetyltransferase yields MIRPMRQADAPDVLALLSWMDDAPEREVFAPDAREADELRVECEDRVCLVAEGEDGEVRAYCGLAPFRDGLVLEGPLGTGELRALLARAVERSDGLPIYAFSARDNLAVREVLEEAGFTPMHTTDFYTARVPALARFARVPEGYTSVEALLPDAYRALYRASEDGWAGRLEWTDAEIGAHFARDDVRLVALLRGEKPVGFAELELNPEAARADLTYLAVHPAERGQGLGRVLLALAAAEAAAHPEIRDLRARAHDHARAARALYTHAGMTHCRSVVTYLRDDTEGEV; encoded by the coding sequence ATGATTCGTCCGATGCGACAGGCCGACGCTCCCGACGTTCTCGCCCTCCTGAGCTGGATGGACGACGCGCCGGAGCGCGAGGTGTTTGCCCCCGATGCCCGTGAGGCAGATGAGCTGCGGGTCGAGTGCGAGGACCGGGTGTGCCTGGTGGCCGAGGGGGAAGACGGCGAGGTGCGCGCCTACTGCGGCCTGGCGCCCTTTCGTGATGGCCTGGTGCTGGAAGGCCCGCTGGGCACCGGTGAACTGCGTGCGCTGCTCGCCCGCGCCGTCGAGCGCTCGGATGGGCTGCCCATCTATGCCTTTAGCGCGCGGGACAACCTGGCGGTACGCGAGGTGCTGGAGGAGGCGGGCTTCACGCCCATGCACACCACCGACTTCTACACAGCGCGCGTGCCTGCCCTGGCCCGCTTTGCCCGCGTTCCGGAGGGCTACACCAGTGTGGAGGCTCTTTTGCCGGACGCCTACCGCGCCCTCTACCGCGCCAGCGAGGACGGCTGGGCAGGACGGCTGGAATGGACCGATGCCGAGATCGGGGCCCATTTCGCGCGCGATGACGTGCGCCTGGTTGCCCTTTTGCGCGGCGAAAAGCCCGTCGGCTTTGCCGAACTGGAGCTGAACCCCGAAGCCGCCCGCGCTGACCTCACCTACCTCGCCGTGCACCCGGCCGAGCGCGGTCAGGGCCTCGGGCGCGTTTTGTTGGCCCTGGCCGCCGCCGAGGCCGCTGCCCACCCCGAAATCCGCGACCTGCGCGCCCGCGCCCACGACCATGCCCGCGCTGCTCGAGCCCTCTACACCCACGCGGGGATGACGCACTGCCGCTCGGTGGTGACGTACCTGCGTGACGATACCGAAGGCGAAGTGTAG
- a CDS encoding GNAT family N-acetyltransferase, giving the protein MAVLLDVPPTDPRAIRLMKAQQRELRALYQDTDERTEPFNPAVLSGEGGVLLAIEEDGALLACGALKRIAADTAEVKRMYTVPEARGRGLGRQILLALIERGRALGFRRLVLETGDLQPAAIHLYEATGFLRIPPYGYYVGMPNSLCYELPLGRVAPL; this is encoded by the coding sequence ATGGCTGTCTTGCTCGATGTTCCTCCCACGGATCCACGCGCCATCCGGCTGATGAAGGCCCAGCAGCGCGAGTTGCGGGCCCTCTACCAAGACACGGACGAGCGCACCGAGCCCTTTAACCCCGCCGTCCTCTCCGGGGAGGGAGGCGTGCTGCTCGCCATCGAGGAGGATGGAGCGCTGTTGGCCTGCGGCGCCTTGAAACGCATCGCCGCGGACACCGCCGAGGTCAAGCGCATGTACACCGTGCCGGAAGCCCGTGGCCGCGGGCTGGGCCGCCAAATTCTCCTCGCGCTGATCGAGCGGGGGCGGGCCCTGGGCTTCCGGCGGCTGGTGCTGGAAACCGGGGATCTCCAGCCCGCGGCCATCCACCTGTACGAGGCGACGGGCTTTCTCCGCATTCCGCCGTACGGGTACTACGTCGGCATGCCGAACAGCCTGTGCTACGAGCTGCCGCTGGGCAGGGTAGCCCCCCTGTAG
- a CDS encoding DUF305 domain-containing protein: MARRPVFLAAAALLVAALTAVALAPWSRTGFPREGSPEVRFVREMTQHHAQAVDMATRIRDRSRDQTLRALALDIMLSQQEQIGQMRGWLTLWGQPWGGPGMTAEHARMMGMATPAELEQLSTLPVPEAERLFLQLMIRHHQGALAMVEPALAPGIRPEVQTLARQIQATQGGEINLMTRLLAARNAQPLPAPPAAGDTHEH; this comes from the coding sequence ATGGCCCGCCGCCCTGTCTTTCTCGCCGCTGCCGCCCTGCTTGTCGCCGCCCTGACTGCCGTGGCCCTCGCCCCCTGGTCACGCACGGGCTTTCCACGAGAAGGCAGCCCCGAGGTGCGCTTCGTGCGGGAGATGACCCAACACCACGCCCAGGCGGTGGATATGGCGACCCGCATCCGCGACCGCAGCCGGGACCAGACCCTGCGGGCGCTGGCCCTCGACATCATGCTCTCACAACAGGAGCAGATCGGGCAGATGCGTGGCTGGCTGACCCTCTGGGGCCAGCCGTGGGGCGGCCCGGGCATGACCGCCGAGCACGCCCGCATGATGGGGATGGCGACCCCCGCAGAGCTGGAGCAACTCAGCACCTTGCCCGTGCCGGAGGCCGAACGCCTGTTCCTGCAGCTGATGATCCGCCACCACCAGGGCGCGCTGGCGATGGTGGAACCTGCCCTTGCGCCCGGTATCCGCCCCGAGGTGCAGACCCTCGCCCGGCAGATCCAAGCGACCCAAGGGGGCGAGATCAACCTGATGACTCGCCTGCTCGCGGCGCGAAACGCCCAGCCGCTCCCCGCCCCCCCAGCCGCCGGCGACACGCACGAGCACTGA
- the trmFO gene encoding methylenetetrahydrofolate--tRNA-(uracil(54)-C(5))-methyltransferase (FADH(2)-oxidizing) TrmFO → MSIPEAAITVIGAGLAGSEAALAAARAGVRVRLHEMRPHKMTPAHRTGNFAELVCSTSLGGEGEMQAKGLLQAELRSVGSAVVGAADQSRVPAGNALAVDRDEFSARVTRAVREHPRIEVIEGEVEAVPDGITVIATGPLTADALAADLARLTGSERLSFYDAAAPVIAFESINLDVAWRAGRYDQSADYINCPFTKQEYERFFEALEQARSHTPHDWEKLEFFEGCMPIEELARRGVDTPRFGPMSPKGLDDPRTGRWPYAVAQLRQEDKEGRMWSLVGFQTGLKWGDQKAVVQRIPGLENAEIVRYGVMHRNTYLNAPEVLDATLQLRADRTRFVAGVLAGTEGYLESAATGWLAGTNAARLALGRSPLVPPAESMLGGLVRYLASANPKGFQPMNVNWALVPDLPVPEGRRKLGKREKRPLLFRRGLAAFLAWAGEEAGLNVTPPAVLEAQAAAVATD, encoded by the coding sequence ATGAGCATCCCTGAGGCAGCTATCACGGTCATCGGCGCGGGCCTGGCGGGCTCGGAAGCGGCCCTCGCGGCGGCGCGGGCGGGCGTACGGGTGCGCCTTCACGAGATGCGCCCGCACAAGATGACGCCCGCCCACCGAACCGGGAACTTTGCGGAGCTGGTGTGCTCGACTTCTCTGGGGGGTGAGGGCGAGATGCAGGCCAAGGGTCTGCTTCAAGCCGAGCTGCGCAGCGTGGGCAGCGCGGTTGTGGGGGCCGCCGATCAGAGCCGCGTTCCGGCGGGCAACGCGCTGGCGGTGGACCGTGACGAGTTCAGCGCCCGCGTGACCCGGGCGGTGCGCGAACACCCGCGGATCGAGGTTATAGAAGGCGAGGTGGAGGCGGTGCCGGACGGCATCACGGTGATCGCCACCGGCCCCCTCACCGCGGACGCGCTGGCCGCCGACCTCGCGCGTCTCACCGGCAGCGAGCGCCTGAGCTTCTACGACGCCGCCGCGCCCGTGATCGCCTTCGAGAGCATCAACCTGGACGTGGCTTGGCGAGCGGGGCGCTACGACCAGAGCGCCGATTACATCAACTGCCCCTTCACCAAGCAAGAATATGAGCGGTTTTTCGAGGCGCTCGAGCAAGCCCGTTCTCACACCCCCCACGACTGGGAGAAGCTGGAATTCTTTGAGGGCTGCATGCCCATCGAGGAGCTCGCTCGCCGTGGTGTGGACACGCCCCGCTTCGGTCCCATGTCCCCCAAAGGCCTGGATGATCCCCGAACGGGACGGTGGCCCTACGCGGTCGCCCAACTTCGTCAGGAGGACAAAGAAGGCCGGATGTGGTCCCTGGTTGGCTTCCAGACCGGGCTGAAATGGGGGGACCAAAAGGCGGTTGTTCAACGGATTCCAGGGCTGGAGAACGCCGAAATCGTCCGCTACGGCGTGATGCACCGCAACACCTACCTCAACGCGCCGGAGGTGCTGGACGCGACCTTGCAGCTCCGCGCGGACCGAACCAGATTCGTGGCGGGTGTCCTGGCGGGCACCGAGGGGTACCTGGAGTCTGCGGCGACGGGCTGGCTGGCCGGAACGAATGCCGCGCGCCTGGCTCTGGGCCGCTCACCCCTCGTCCCGCCCGCCGAGTCCATGCTGGGGGGGCTGGTGCGCTACCTCGCCTCGGCCAATCCCAAAGGCTTTCAGCCCATGAATGTGAACTGGGCGCTGGTGCCCGACCTCCCTGTGCCGGAAGGCCGCCGCAAGCTCGGCAAGCGTGAGAAACGTCCGTTGCTGTTCCGGCGGGGCCTCGCCGCCTTTCTGGCCTGGGCGGGGGAGGAGGCAGGGCTGAATGTGACGCCGCCTGCTGTGCTGGAAGCGCAGGCGGCCGCGGTGGCGACGGATTAA
- a CDS encoding DUF4397 domain-containing protein → MRAFAFWHALLLSTLVTASSTVASGTVYFENTFGAGGALDVYVNGQLALENVAVGSFMQMPAMEPGSYQLVLTPNRMTLGQQDVLRTTFTLPDSNVYRLFLRPDGYNTQAKFTTAILKLKPGYADGEWLNSAGR, encoded by the coding sequence ATGCGCGCTTTCGCGTTCTGGCACGCCCTGCTGCTCTCCACCCTGGTCACCGCTTCCAGCACGGTTGCCTCGGGTACGGTCTACTTTGAGAACACGTTCGGCGCGGGAGGAGCCCTTGACGTCTACGTGAATGGTCAACTGGCCCTAGAGAACGTCGCAGTCGGCTCATTCATGCAGATGCCCGCCATGGAGCCCGGTTCGTATCAGCTTGTCTTGACGCCCAACCGCATGACCCTAGGCCAGCAGGACGTGCTGCGCACCACCTTCACTCTCCCCGACAGCAACGTCTATCGGCTTTTCCTGCGGCCCGACGGCTATAACACCCAAGCCAAGTTCACGACTGCCATCCTCAAGCTGAAACCCGGTTATGCAGACGGAGAGTGGCTCAACAGCGCGGGGCGGTAA
- a CDS encoding AAA family ATPase, whose product MLELLLLGPPLVRVEGHEVRFRTSKALALLAYLAVEGRQPREALSDLLWDEQTQDPRAELRGTLHHLRTALGNEAERLKTSVHALWLDLEEAVLDLHVLDAAAPDALLGVWRGPFLAGLSVWHAPRWDDWVVRRGLELQDRYDTALGRASEAALARSIVGTALLLARRRVEVNLLSEAAYLGLIRAQLAAGQRAEAYATFVTCRRILREELGVEPSFRLDGLRWSVADQAASSPAPLGDTPAPVPFVGRERELRQMEEAWARSPVVFLAGEAGSGKSRLAREFFALRKQKYFVLEARHADADVPFAVGQRVFRAVLPRINLRDVPDEVRRELSRIVPEFWPEPLPPLRVPEDRLRFYEAFVRFIALAWPLDTAALYEDLHFWDLESHRAGAYGATHGTEQGAVVPCVVTYRSDELRREMLDLILPVVALGHATIIEVSPLTVAEVHALLHSLDPRVSDTLAARLHRFTGGNPLFVFETARLLQECGGLVGSDLRELPRSPNVSAVLLRRLQRVSEEARRVVQAAAVAGEAFSFDLARRVLAADDLRLAAAYEELEAAGVLRGERWTHDLWRACLYDALSAPVRTVLHSRVLDALSGGHTPVAVLAQHAREARRWSEAFALFLRAANEARAVLALTEAAAFEDQARRLLRTHGGPLREEEVPAAQLALLPRTGGTA is encoded by the coding sequence ATGCTGGAACTTTTGCTGCTGGGCCCCCCGCTTGTGCGGGTGGAGGGGCATGAGGTGCGGTTTCGCACCAGCAAAGCTCTGGCGCTGCTCGCCTACCTGGCAGTAGAGGGCCGTCAGCCGCGTGAGGCACTCTCGGATCTGCTTTGGGACGAACAGACCCAAGACCCCCGCGCCGAGTTGCGTGGCACCCTGCACCACCTGCGGACCGCACTGGGGAACGAGGCAGAGCGCCTGAAAACGAGCGTTCACGCCCTATGGCTGGACCTGGAGGAAGCTGTCCTCGACCTCCACGTGCTCGACGCAGCGGCCCCCGACGCCCTGTTGGGGGTATGGCGTGGTCCTTTCCTGGCCGGGCTGTCTGTTTGGCACGCGCCCCGATGGGATGACTGGGTGGTGCGGCGGGGGTTGGAACTGCAAGACCGCTACGATACCGCGCTGGGGCGGGCCAGCGAGGCGGCGCTGGCCCGCAGCATCGTGGGGACAGCCCTGCTCCTGGCTCGTCGTCGCGTAGAGGTCAACCTCCTCAGCGAGGCGGCCTACCTCGGCCTAATCCGGGCGCAGCTCGCGGCGGGTCAACGCGCCGAGGCCTACGCCACCTTCGTGACCTGCCGCCGCATCCTACGGGAAGAACTGGGGGTCGAACCTTCGTTCCGGCTCGACGGTCTGCGCTGGTCTGTGGCGGACCAGGCAGCTTCGTCGCCCGCGCCGCTTGGGGACACGCCTGCGCCGGTTCCCTTCGTGGGCCGTGAACGCGAGTTGCGCCAAATGGAAGAAGCCTGGGCGAGGAGCCCGGTGGTGTTCCTGGCGGGGGAAGCAGGCAGCGGCAAGTCACGGCTGGCACGGGAGTTTTTCGCCCTACGAAAGCAGAAGTACTTCGTCCTGGAGGCCCGGCACGCGGACGCGGACGTGCCCTTTGCAGTCGGGCAACGCGTCTTTAGGGCTGTGCTACCGCGCATCAATCTCAGGGACGTGCCCGACGAGGTGCGGCGCGAACTCTCGCGAATAGTCCCCGAGTTCTGGCCCGAACCGCTGCCACCCCTGCGCGTCCCAGAGGACCGGCTGCGCTTCTACGAGGCCTTCGTCCGCTTCATCGCCTTGGCGTGGCCACTGGACACTGCCGCGCTGTATGAGGACCTGCATTTCTGGGACCTCGAAAGCCACCGGGCCGGCGCCTACGGCGCAACGCACGGGACCGAGCAGGGGGCGGTGGTGCCCTGTGTGGTGACATACCGCTCGGACGAGCTGCGCCGGGAGATGCTCGACCTGATCCTGCCGGTCGTGGCCTTGGGACACGCTACCATCATCGAGGTGTCGCCGCTGACGGTCGCGGAGGTTCACGCTCTGCTCCACAGCCTCGATCCTCGCGTTTCGGACACACTGGCGGCCCGGCTGCACCGCTTCACCGGTGGCAACCCGCTTTTTGTCTTCGAGACAGCTCGGCTGCTTCAGGAGTGCGGCGGCCTGGTGGGCTCGGACCTGCGCGAACTGCCCCGCTCCCCGAACGTGAGTGCGGTACTGCTGCGCCGTCTTCAGCGGGTATCCGAGGAAGCGCGGCGCGTGGTGCAGGCAGCAGCGGTGGCGGGCGAAGCCTTTTCGTTTGACCTCGCCCGTCGTGTGCTGGCTGCCGACGACCTGCGGTTGGCTGCGGCCTATGAGGAGTTGGAGGCAGCGGGCGTGCTGCGGGGCGAGCGGTGGACGCACGACCTCTGGCGAGCTTGCCTCTACGACGCGCTGAGTGCGCCGGTGCGGACGGTGCTGCACAGTCGGGTGCTGGACGCTCTGTCCGGCGGTCACACCCCGGTGGCCGTGTTGGCCCAGCATGCCCGCGAGGCCCGGCGTTGGTCGGAGGCTTTTGCGCTGTTCCTGCGCGCGGCGAACGAGGCGCGCGCTGTCCTGGCCCTCACGGAGGCCGCCGCCTTCGAGGACCAGGCCCGGCGGCTGCTGCGCACGCATGGCGGTCCTCTACGCGAGGAGGAGGTGCCCGCTGCTCAGCTCGCGCTGTTGCCGCGAACCGGAGGCACCGCCTGA
- the murD gene encoding UDP-N-acetylmuramoyl-L-alanine--D-glutamate ligase: MNVGERVLIYGLGRSGRGVARFLAREGLRAEWHDARPGVEDEALMAELGFVRGHVEESYRTVVAAPGVPIDHPDLLALAARGAEIIGEVALAARLRPQLPLVGVTGTAGKGGTTVLIAHLLRENGVRAREGGNIDPPLLDVVDEAEVAVAELSSFQLERVPGLRLPVAVITNLGVDHLDRHRTVEAYHAAKLNITAGQEAGDVLVIPAGLAVATRAQVRSFRPDRIALAGGHEVLCPADLPEGIHPANAAAAVLAAEALLTRLGRPVVPAVFAAGLRSARPVAGRFETVARVGNVRFIEDSIATRTLAVEAALTRAPAPIAWLVGGRDKGADLGPLREAARGRVQRVIAFGEDGEKLARGLGLPFETVTGADGDAVMAAAARAGLAALGGPGGTGTVLLAPIGTSFDLFRDYRARGESFRRAACALAAGEERA; encoded by the coding sequence GTGAATGTGGGGGAGAGGGTACTGATCTACGGGCTAGGCAGAAGTGGGCGCGGCGTGGCCCGCTTCCTGGCCCGTGAGGGGCTGCGCGCCGAGTGGCACGACGCGCGCCCAGGGGTGGAGGATGAGGCGCTGATGGCCGAGCTGGGCTTTGTCCGCGGGCATGTGGAGGAGAGCTACCGCACGGTGGTGGCCGCGCCCGGCGTGCCCATCGACCACCCGGACCTGCTGGCCCTCGCGGCGCGTGGGGCGGAGATCATCGGAGAGGTGGCCCTGGCCGCTCGCCTACGTCCGCAGCTGCCGCTCGTCGGTGTGACTGGCACGGCGGGCAAGGGCGGCACGACGGTGTTGATCGCGCACCTGCTCAGAGAAAACGGTGTGCGGGCCCGCGAGGGGGGCAACATCGATCCCCCCCTGCTCGACGTGGTGGACGAGGCGGAGGTGGCGGTGGCAGAACTGTCGAGTTTCCAGCTGGAGCGGGTGCCGGGGCTGCGGCTGCCGGTGGCCGTCATCACCAACCTGGGCGTAGACCACCTCGACCGTCACCGCACTGTAGAGGCGTACCACGCGGCCAAGCTCAACATCACGGCGGGGCAGGAGGCGGGGGATGTCCTCGTCATCCCGGCGGGGCTGGCGGTGGCTACGCGCGCGCAGGTGCGGTCCTTCCGGCCTGACCGCATCGCTCTGGCAGGCGGCCACGAGGTCCTCTGCCCCGCTGACCTTCCCGAGGGCATTCACCCCGCCAATGCCGCCGCCGCCGTTCTTGCCGCAGAGGCCCTCCTCACGCGGCTAGGCCGCCCAGTCGTTCCAGCCGTGTTCGCCGCTGGCCTCCGCTCTGCTCGCCCGGTTGCCGGCCGCTTTGAGACGGTTGCCCGCGTTGGGAACGTGCGCTTTATCGAGGACAGCATCGCGACCCGAACGCTGGCGGTAGAAGCGGCACTGACGCGCGCTCCTGCCCCGATCGCCTGGCTGGTCGGCGGGCGAGACAAGGGCGCGGACCTCGGACCGCTGCGGGAGGCGGCGCGGGGCCGGGTCCAGCGGGTCATCGCCTTTGGAGAAGACGGAGAGAAACTGGCCCGTGGATTGGGTCTTCCCTTCGAGACGGTCACGGGCGCAGACGGGGACGCCGTGATGGCAGCCGCCGCGCGCGCTGGGCTGGCAGCACTGGGTGGCCCCGGCGGGACGGGGACGGTGCTCCTCGCGCCCATCGGCACCAGCTTTGACCTGTTCCGCGACTACCGGGCGCGCGGCGAGAGCTTCCGGCGGGCTGCCTGCGCCCTGGCCGCCGGGGAGGAGCGCGCATGA